The Streptomyces achromogenes genome window below encodes:
- a CDS encoding carbohydrate kinase family protein, with amino-acid sequence MKVVTMGVHVLDVLVRPVQEIPEGQGATLVDDIRMTAAGTAGGTALTLAKLGAEVRTAGAVGSDPTGDMLIQLLNRGGVDTGFLVRRTDTATSASVLPIRPNGDRPSLHLLGANITYGPDDVPWDALAEATHLHLGGPELIGVDAAARILSYAREHGVVTSVDLLAPGVLGSFEQIEAALPYIDHLLPNEDQVLGFTGESDLLTGARKLLAAGVGVVAVTRGGDGALVVTADGAEPVPAFEIDVVDTTGCGDAFSAGYLRGVSLGRTPGDAAVLGSAAAALVARGLGSDHGDFDLAAADEFAATHKPRR; translated from the coding sequence ATGAAGGTCGTCACGATGGGCGTGCACGTACTCGACGTACTGGTGCGTCCGGTGCAGGAGATACCCGAGGGCCAGGGCGCGACCCTGGTGGACGACATCCGGATGACCGCCGCCGGAACCGCCGGCGGCACCGCCCTCACCCTCGCCAAACTGGGCGCCGAGGTGCGCACGGCGGGCGCCGTCGGCTCCGACCCGACCGGCGACATGCTGATCCAGCTGCTGAACAGGGGCGGCGTCGACACCGGGTTCCTGGTCCGCCGCACCGACACCGCCACCTCCGCGAGCGTCCTGCCGATCCGGCCGAACGGCGACCGTCCCTCGCTGCACCTGCTCGGCGCGAACATCACGTACGGCCCCGACGACGTCCCGTGGGACGCCCTCGCCGAGGCGACCCATCTGCACCTCGGCGGCCCGGAGCTGATCGGCGTCGACGCGGCGGCGCGCATCCTGTCGTACGCCAGGGAACACGGCGTCGTGACCTCCGTGGACCTGCTCGCCCCCGGCGTCCTCGGCAGCTTCGAGCAGATCGAGGCGGCCCTGCCGTACATCGACCATCTGCTGCCCAACGAGGACCAGGTCCTCGGCTTCACCGGCGAGAGCGACCTGCTCACGGGCGCCCGGAAGCTGCTCGCCGCCGGCGTGGGCGTCGTCGCCGTCACGCGCGGCGGGGACGGCGCGCTCGTGGTGACGGCGGACGGCGCGGAGCCGGTGCCCGCCTTCGAGATCGACGTCGTCGACACCACCGGATGCGGCGACGCGTTCTCGGCGGGCTACCTCAGGGGCGTCAGCCTGGGCCGCACGCCGGGCGACGCCGCCGTGCTCGGCAGCGCCGCCGCCGCACTCGTCGCCCGGGGACTCGGCAGCGACCACGGCGACTTCGACCTCGCCGCCGCCGACGAGTTCGCCGCGACGCACAAACCCCGCCGGTGA